In Primulina eburnea isolate SZY01 chromosome 3, ASM2296580v1, whole genome shotgun sequence, one DNA window encodes the following:
- the LOC140828071 gene encoding uncharacterized protein: protein MAGIPNFKPLSFRPLSLSLCSNSRPLVLLTQLRTPSRRRTFPKIHALSSNDIKVGLNIEVDGAPWRVLEFLHVKPGKGAAYVRTTLRNYVTGNQVERTFRAGSKLEAADILKETKQYTYKDGAQYVFMDLTTYEEFRLDEADVGDKSKWLKEGMDCNLLFWNNKVIDFELPITVKLTVVEVDPGLRGDTAQGGSKPATLDTGAVVSVPLFIDKGEEILVDTRTGQYMSRA, encoded by the exons ATGGCGGGAATCCCGAATTTCAAGCCCCTTTCTTTTCGCCCACTATCTTTATCCCTCTGCTCCAACTCCCGCCCGTTAGTCCTTCTTACTCAACTCAGAACCCCCTCTCGCCGACGTACATTTCCCA AGATACATGCGTTGTCGAGTAATGACATAAAAGTAGGCCTCAACATTGAAGTGGACGGAGCTCCTTGGCGGGTTCTTG AGTTTCTCCATGTCAAACCGGGCAAAGGCGCAGCGTACGTGAGGACCACATTGCGCAACTATGTGACAGGAAACCAAGTCGAAAGAACTTTCAGAGCTGGAAGTAAG TTAGAAGCGGCAGATATATTGAAAGAAACCAAGCAATACACTTACAAAGATGGTGCTCAATATGTCTTCATGGACTTG ACAACATATGAGGAATTCCGTCTGGATGAGGCAGATGTTGGGGATAAATCGAAGTGGCTAAAGGAAGGCATGGACTGCAATTTGCTTTTCTGGAATAACAAG GTTATTGATTTTGAGCTCCCGATCACGGTGAAGTTAACTGTGGTTGAAGTTGATCCTGGACTCAGAGGTGATACGGCCCAAG GAGGATCTAAACCCGCGACCCTTGATACAGGTGCTGTGGTGAGCGTCCCATTGTTCATAGACAAAGGCGAGGAAATTTTGGTAGATACCAGAACTGGGCAGTACATGAGTCGTGCATAG